Proteins encoded by one window of Geobacter sp. DSM 9736:
- a CDS encoding isoprenylcysteine carboxylmethyltransferase family protein gives MTSSSKTSRGGWFIVGQFSLFALIAFGPSTTDALPPWSPLWWNIGSVAGGVLFAAGGLLALVATLQHGKFFTPFVRPREGSVLLDRGAYRLVRHPIYSGLLFMGFGWGLWVHGWLTLGYTVLLLILLDMKARREEKWLEKQFPGYPAYKRRVRRFFPYLY, from the coding sequence ATGACTTCCTCCAGTAAAACCTCCCGTGGCGGCTGGTTCATAGTCGGCCAATTCTCTCTCTTTGCCCTCATTGCATTCGGCCCGAGTACAACCGACGCACTTCCACCTTGGAGCCCGCTCTGGTGGAACATCGGTTCGGTAGCGGGAGGAGTCCTCTTTGCCGCCGGAGGGCTTCTCGCTCTGGTCGCGACGCTGCAGCACGGAAAGTTCTTCACGCCGTTCGTGCGCCCCAGGGAGGGGAGCGTCCTTCTGGATCGGGGAGCATACCGCCTTGTACGGCACCCGATCTACAGCGGCCTGCTGTTCATGGGGTTTGGTTGGGGACTCTGGGTGCACGGGTGGCTCACGCTGGGCTACACGGTTCTTCTCCTCATCCTGCTCGACATGAAGGCGCGGCGGGAGGAGAAATGGCTGGAGAAGCAGTTTCCCGGCTACCCGGCGTATAAAAGGAGAGTGCGCCGGTTCTTTCCATACCTTTACTGA
- a CDS encoding methylglyoxal synthase has protein sequence MEEDSMPRKSIALVAHDNKKDDLLKWVASHRESISVHHLYATGTTGTLLEEILELPVTKMQSGPLGGDQQIGAKIAEGEIDFIIFFWDPLEPQPHDPDVKALLRLAVLWNVPVACNLATADFLISSPLMSSDYQRHIPDFTTYRQRLVNQPVPETGQAG, from the coding sequence ATGGAAGAGGATTCCATGCCGCGCAAGAGCATCGCGCTTGTAGCCCATGACAACAAGAAGGATGACCTGCTGAAGTGGGTCGCCTCTCACAGGGAATCGATAAGTGTTCATCATCTGTACGCTACCGGCACCACCGGAACCCTTCTGGAGGAAATCCTGGAGTTGCCGGTGACGAAGATGCAGAGCGGACCGCTGGGTGGGGACCAGCAGATCGGCGCAAAGATTGCCGAAGGGGAGATCGACTTCATCATATTCTTCTGGGACCCCCTGGAGCCCCAGCCCCACGACCCGGACGTGAAGGCGCTCCTGCGGCTGGCCGTCCTCTGGAACGTCCCCGTCGCGTGCAATCTTGCCACCGCCGATTTCCTCATCTCATCCCCATTAATGTCCTCCGACTATCAAAGGCATATCCCCGATTTCACCACGTACCGGCAGCGGCTTGTAAATCAGCCTGTGCCCGAAACCGGGCAGGCGGGATGA
- a CDS encoding AAA family ATPase, translated as MQIISIHLKNIKSHRDSKISFSPGINVLSGPNGVGKSTVFEAVGYAMFGVDARDFVSNVDRFLTIGEKRGMITVTFTADDGDTYQVSRTVGTPANWRLAKEVGDGFEFEDHAGAEETESRIRELLRLSAGRSLADQFKLVIGPFQNDFLGPFVLKQQTKRKEAFDEILGIDSWRKTFEETKELGSTIKGMIGALEADISGKEERVACLPERRKELENLGAQQESRKKELEECVSVLASVAEQLREMEERKVALESLRNEIAQVEQSILSGNEYIVTQKTSVEQAEAAARAVEEARPGRERYGSAEKMLLELREREKAKQSLEKEIADLANKAASALQAAEHEEKEAADLEKTLKDEVEKLKEQEHEVNRSALELSEREKTLQLAIDRHREMETAFAVLPVHQLHTVTPYLKVTLARLAEIDGQVHEKKALLIAEQEWKAKAEILERLRRERDELHGERARLEGRRTGILEGEEKLGQGLCPFFQEECGNLEGKASLDVFAGKKRHLESQIELQVHAISALDRKIEEAETASREMEKFRLLRNEVENLEQERREREKQRLDHVKLLDQASVADTMAQWLEKYRLEHCRNEGEKLVAAEFSGAPADQLSALERWEQGCHDAAESVRLILGRMLTDVEEPLAALRAEKGRIDALSEEVTRRKRDQAEAEQRIRERRKSAGIHREAANAAVLEKQATESRLAMFADVEESIRSCEEVKMQTLQDHERFLQAEPTALELPRRQETLARYVKRLEELEQEKSAKQGKFSELSTGYSAETHAAAQGRKEALNASTAALREALNHLDQNLKRVAGEVAELQKVQEEIGRKQEELRELRKKEELVKYLRNRVFNKVSAQLSERFREEIGTRADTIYRTIAESDEELHWGENYQIVLRDMVDGTIRERTDDQLSGGQLMSAVVALRLALLQTTGARVAFFDEPTSNLDASRRGNLAQAFRAIDHGKEEVSEHWYDQLFLISHDVSFTEITDQVIQLEGDLGSN; from the coding sequence ATGCAGATAATTTCCATTCACCTGAAAAACATCAAATCCCACAGGGACAGCAAAATAAGCTTCTCCCCCGGTATCAACGTCCTCTCCGGCCCCAACGGCGTCGGCAAGAGCACCGTCTTCGAAGCTGTCGGATACGCCATGTTCGGTGTGGATGCGCGCGACTTCGTGTCGAATGTGGATCGTTTTCTTACCATCGGCGAGAAACGGGGCATGATAACGGTTACCTTCACTGCCGACGATGGCGATACCTATCAGGTCAGCCGCACGGTGGGCACTCCTGCCAACTGGAGGCTGGCAAAGGAGGTCGGAGACGGGTTCGAGTTCGAGGACCATGCGGGCGCGGAGGAGACCGAGTCGAGGATAAGGGAGCTGCTGAGGTTATCGGCAGGCAGGTCGCTGGCGGACCAGTTCAAGCTGGTTATAGGCCCCTTTCAGAACGATTTTCTCGGGCCGTTCGTCCTGAAGCAGCAGACGAAGCGGAAAGAAGCATTCGACGAGATTCTCGGAATAGATTCGTGGCGAAAGACCTTCGAGGAAACCAAGGAGCTGGGGAGCACGATAAAGGGGATGATCGGCGCTCTCGAAGCCGACATCTCGGGTAAGGAAGAGAGGGTTGCCTGCCTGCCGGAGCGCAGGAAGGAACTTGAAAACCTCGGAGCCCAGCAGGAGAGCAGGAAGAAGGAACTGGAGGAATGTGTCTCTGTACTGGCATCCGTTGCAGAGCAGTTGCGGGAGATGGAGGAGCGGAAAGTCGCGCTCGAGTCACTGCGAAACGAGATCGCTCAGGTCGAGCAGAGTATACTCAGCGGCAACGAATATATTGTGACGCAGAAAACCTCGGTGGAGCAGGCGGAGGCGGCGGCGCGGGCAGTGGAGGAGGCGAGGCCGGGGCGGGAGCGGTACGGGTCGGCAGAAAAGATGCTGCTGGAGCTTCGGGAGCGGGAGAAGGCGAAGCAGTCTCTGGAAAAGGAGATTGCCGATCTTGCTAACAAGGCGGCTTCGGCACTTCAGGCCGCTGAGCATGAGGAGAAAGAAGCCGCGGATCTGGAAAAGACGCTGAAAGATGAGGTCGAGAAGCTCAAGGAGCAGGAACATGAGGTGAACCGCTCAGCTCTTGAGCTGTCGGAGCGGGAGAAAACGCTGCAGCTTGCAATTGATAGGCACCGGGAGATGGAGACCGCATTCGCCGTTCTCCCGGTTCATCAGCTTCACACGGTCACGCCTTATCTGAAGGTGACGCTGGCAAGGCTCGCGGAGATCGACGGCCAGGTCCACGAGAAGAAGGCCCTTCTCATTGCCGAGCAGGAGTGGAAAGCAAAGGCCGAGATCCTGGAGCGGCTTCGCAGGGAGCGGGACGAGCTGCACGGGGAGCGGGCGAGGCTGGAGGGGAGGAGGACCGGCATCCTCGAAGGTGAGGAGAAGCTGGGGCAGGGCCTCTGCCCCTTCTTTCAGGAGGAGTGCGGAAACCTGGAGGGAAAGGCGTCTCTGGATGTGTTTGCCGGGAAGAAGAGGCACCTTGAGTCTCAGATCGAACTGCAAGTACATGCCATCTCCGCGCTGGACAGGAAGATCGAAGAAGCGGAAACGGCATCCAGGGAGATGGAGAAGTTTCGACTGCTTCGAAACGAGGTCGAAAACCTGGAGCAGGAGCGGCGCGAGCGTGAAAAGCAGCGCCTGGATCATGTTAAGCTGCTGGATCAGGCTTCGGTAGCCGACACGATGGCGCAGTGGCTGGAGAAGTACCGGCTGGAGCATTGCCGTAACGAAGGGGAGAAGCTTGTTGCGGCCGAGTTTTCGGGTGCTCCGGCCGATCAGCTCTCCGCTCTCGAACGGTGGGAGCAGGGGTGCCATGACGCCGCCGAGTCGGTGCGGCTCATTCTGGGGAGGATGCTGACGGATGTCGAAGAGCCTCTGGCTGCTCTGCGGGCCGAAAAGGGGCGGATCGACGCCTTGTCTGAGGAAGTGACGAGACGCAAACGGGACCAGGCCGAGGCAGAGCAGCGTATCCGGGAGAGAAGGAAATCCGCGGGAATCCATCGTGAAGCGGCTAATGCAGCGGTTTTGGAGAAGCAGGCCACGGAAAGCCGGTTGGCTATGTTCGCTGACGTCGAAGAGTCGATCAGGAGCTGCGAAGAGGTGAAGATGCAGACCCTGCAGGACCACGAGCGGTTCCTGCAGGCTGAACCGACGGCACTGGAGCTCCCCCGGCGGCAGGAGACACTTGCCAGATATGTAAAGCGCCTGGAGGAGCTGGAACAGGAGAAGTCAGCGAAGCAGGGGAAATTTAGCGAGCTTTCGACCGGATATTCCGCAGAAACACATGCAGCGGCCCAGGGAAGGAAGGAGGCATTGAATGCTTCCACGGCTGCGTTGCGGGAAGCCCTGAACCATCTTGACCAGAACCTGAAGCGAGTTGCCGGGGAGGTTGCAGAGCTTCAGAAGGTACAGGAGGAGATAGGCAGGAAGCAGGAGGAGCTCCGGGAACTGAGGAAAAAAGAGGAACTGGTAAAATACCTGCGAAACAGGGTCTTCAATAAAGTCTCCGCACAGCTTTCCGAGCGATTCCGGGAGGAGATCGGCACCCGCGCCGACACGATCTACCGAACCATTGCCGAGTCGGACGAGGAGCTACACTGGGGGGAGAACTACCAGATCGTCCTGAGGGACATGGTGGATGGAACGATACGGGAGCGAACGGACGACCAGCTTTCCGGAGGGCAGCTCATGAGCGCAGTGGTGGCGCTGCGTCTTGCACTGCTGCAGACGACGGGCGCCCGGGTGGCCTTTTTCGACGAGCCGACGTCGAACCTGGACGCTTCCCGGCGCGGAAACCTTGCTCAGGCATTCCGAGCGATAGACCACGGCAAGGAAGAGGTGTCGGAGCACTGGTACGACCAGCTCTTCCTCATAAGCCACGACGTGTCCTTCACCGAGATCACCGATCAGGTAATCCAGCTGGAGGGGGACCTGGGTTCAAACTGA
- a CDS encoding exonuclease SbcCD subunit D, whose product MPIKFLHTADIHLGKTYRTSAGHMERYGDFFRTLGGIVHDAIAGEADFVLISGDLFHTGQILPKTFARTIEVLQPLKDAGIPCIAVEGNHDWIHRRDSISWMEALSHMGYIKLLRPARTESGGYRFDPFDDETGSGGRVEVGGVNIYGLGYIGAQAGAHVPRICEGVTTRDNILLFHVGIWTFSPVEIGNIKPEEALPLSEVFDYVALGHGHKPYTVSTPDGRAYACNPGSPERVNFGEEGYDKGYWFVTIEDGKYTPEFRTTTPRPMKSVSVSIDGADNVEHALEHLKRELGEKLKDVGGKPLIELKVTGRVRFHPFELGRERLRLLLEELADPLHCEIKNHLSLVTGSGFEEKEHRSLHDIERDVLRELVGANSEWKGKEEELVSLALAIRNQVLKGDAEGEELLALLK is encoded by the coding sequence ATGCCGATAAAGTTCCTCCATACCGCCGATATACACCTCGGCAAGACCTACCGAACCTCCGCCGGCCATATGGAGCGTTACGGTGACTTCTTCCGCACTCTCGGGGGCATTGTTCATGACGCCATTGCGGGGGAGGCGGATTTCGTACTCATTTCCGGCGACCTCTTCCACACCGGCCAGATCCTCCCCAAAACCTTCGCCCGCACGATAGAGGTCCTGCAACCCCTGAAGGACGCAGGTATCCCCTGCATAGCCGTCGAAGGCAATCATGACTGGATTCACCGCCGCGACAGCATATCGTGGATGGAGGCGCTTTCCCACATGGGCTACATAAAGCTCCTCCGGCCGGCCCGCACGGAAAGCGGCGGCTACCGGTTCGACCCTTTCGATGACGAAACCGGCAGCGGCGGGCGGGTCGAGGTCGGCGGCGTAAACATCTACGGCCTCGGGTACATCGGCGCCCAGGCGGGCGCGCATGTGCCGCGCATCTGCGAAGGGGTTACGACCCGGGACAACATTCTTCTCTTTCATGTCGGCATCTGGACCTTTTCTCCCGTTGAGATCGGAAACATAAAGCCGGAAGAGGCGCTGCCCCTCTCGGAGGTGTTCGACTACGTCGCCCTGGGACACGGCCATAAACCCTACACCGTATCGACCCCTGACGGCCGCGCTTACGCCTGCAACCCCGGTTCTCCCGAGCGGGTGAATTTCGGGGAGGAGGGCTACGACAAGGGGTACTGGTTCGTCACCATCGAGGATGGTAAATACACCCCGGAGTTCCGTACCACCACGCCGCGGCCCATGAAGTCGGTGTCAGTGAGCATTGACGGAGCTGACAACGTTGAGCATGCCCTGGAGCACCTGAAGCGGGAACTGGGGGAGAAGCTTAAGGATGTGGGGGGGAAGCCGCTGATAGAGCTGAAGGTGACGGGGCGTGTCAGGTTTCATCCCTTCGAACTTGGCCGGGAACGGCTGCGGCTGCTGCTGGAGGAACTGGCCGACCCGTTGCACTGCGAGATCAAGAACCACCTTTCCCTCGTCACGGGGAGCGGATTCGAGGAAAAAGAGCACCGGAGCCTGCACGATATCGAGCGGGACGTGCTGCGGGAACTGGTCGGGGCGAACAGCGAATGGAAGGGGAAGGAGGAGGAACTTGTAAGCCTTGCGCTGGCAATAAGGAATCAGGTGCTGAAGGGTGATGCAGAGGGGGAAGAGCTTCTGGCTCTGCTGAAATGA